Proteins from a single region of Labedella gwakjiensis:
- the rplO gene encoding 50S ribosomal protein L15 codes for MADEKNDVTEETPKKKAAPKAKSTTTEKAPKAEKAAAPAKAKADTAAADKPKKAPAKKAAASTSASADTTEAAPKAEKKAAKPTEETVARAQVLKVHHLRPAAGSKKAKTRVGRGEGSKGKTAGRGTKGTKARYSVKAGFEGGQLPSHMRAPKLRGFKNPFRVEYQVVNLEKLAELYPSGGDVTVADLVQKGAVRKNELVKVLGGGDADLSVKLNVTVDKVSGSAQEKILAAGGSVK; via the coding sequence ATGGCTGACGAGAAGAACGACGTCACCGAGGAGACCCCGAAGAAGAAGGCTGCGCCCAAGGCGAAGTCGACGACGACGGAGAAGGCTCCCAAGGCCGAGAAGGCAGCTGCTCCGGCGAAGGCGAAGGCCGACACGGCCGCAGCCGACAAGCCGAAGAAGGCGCCGGCCAAGAAGGCAGCAGCTTCGACGTCGGCATCGGCCGACACCACCGAGGCCGCGCCCAAGGCGGAGAAGAAGGCTGCGAAGCCGACCGAGGAAACCGTGGCTCGCGCTCAGGTCCTCAAGGTCCACCACCTCCGTCCGGCCGCCGGTTCCAAGAAGGCCAAGACCCGTGTGGGTCGTGGTGAGGGATCCAAGGGTAAGACCGCGGGCCGTGGAACCAAGGGCACGAAGGCCCGCTATTCCGTCAAGGCCGGTTTCGAGGGTGGCCAGCTCCCGTCGCACATGCGTGCGCCGAAGCTGCGCGGCTTCAAGAACCCGTTCCGCGTCGAGTACCAGGTCGTGAACCTGGAGAAGCTCGCCGAGCTCTACCCCTCGGGTGGAGACGTCACGGTGGCCGACCTGGTCCAGAAGGGCGCCGTTCGCAAGAACGAGCTCGTCAAGGTCCTGGGCGGCGGCGACGCCGACCTGAGCGTGAAACTCAACGTCACGGTCGACAAGGTCTCCGGTTCCGCACAGGAGAAGATCCTCGCGGCCGGCGGCTCGGTAAAGTAG
- the rplR gene encoding 50S ribosomal protein L18 has product MAVKTKSAARGRRHARLRKKIEGTAVRPRLVVTRSARHVFVQVVDDAQGHTLVSASTLETDLRSFDGDKTAKAKRVGELVAERAKQAGIEGVVFDRGGNRYAGRVAAIAEGAREGGLNL; this is encoded by the coding sequence ATGGCTGTCAAGACCAAGTCCGCTGCCCGTGGCCGTCGCCACGCGCGTCTGCGGAAGAAGATCGAGGGTACGGCTGTCCGTCCCCGTCTCGTCGTGACGCGCTCGGCTCGCCACGTCTTCGTCCAGGTCGTCGACGACGCCCAGGGCCACACGCTCGTGTCCGCTTCGACGCTCGAGACCGACCTGCGCTCCTTCGACGGTGACAAGACCGCCAAGGCCAAGCGCGTCGGCGAGCTCGTCGCAGAGCGTGCCAAGCAGGCCGGCATCGAGGGTGTCGTTTTCGATCGTGGCGGGAACCGCTACGCAGGACGCGTCGCGGCGATCGCCGAAGGTGCTCGAGAGGGTGGATTGAACCTGTGA
- the secY gene encoding preprotein translocase subunit SecY yields the protein MFSAVARIFRTPDLRRKIGFTLGIIALYRLGTFVPAPFVDFQNVQTCLQQNQGTSGLYELVNLFSGGALLQLSIFALGIMPYITASIIVQLLRVVIPHFETLHKEGQAGQGKLTQYTRYLTIFLGILQSTTLVTVARSGALFGTNASTECSQLLTSDTWYAVLLMVVTMTAGTGLIMWMGELITERGIGNGMSLLIFTSISATFPSALWAIQQARGFEVFLLVIAVGLVIVALVVFVEQSQRRIPVQYAKRMVGRRTYGGNNTYIPIKVNMAGVVPVIFASSLLYLPALIAQFNQPAAGEEPAAWVTWVTNYLTQGDHPLYMALYFLLIVGFTYFYVAITFNPEEVADNMKKYGGFIPGIRAGRPTAEYLDYVLTRVTLPGSIYLGLIALIPLVALALVGANQNFPFGGASILIIVGVGLETVKQIDSQLQQRHYEGLLR from the coding sequence TTGTTCAGCGCCGTAGCGCGGATCTTCCGCACCCCAGACCTTCGTCGGAAGATCGGCTTCACCCTGGGCATCATCGCCCTGTACCGGCTCGGCACGTTCGTCCCTGCCCCGTTCGTGGACTTCCAGAACGTGCAGACCTGTCTGCAGCAGAACCAGGGGACGTCGGGCCTCTACGAGCTCGTCAACCTCTTCTCGGGCGGCGCGCTCCTCCAACTCTCCATCTTCGCGCTCGGCATCATGCCGTACATCACCGCGTCGATCATCGTGCAGCTGCTCCGCGTGGTCATCCCGCACTTCGAGACCCTCCACAAGGAGGGGCAGGCCGGCCAGGGCAAGCTCACGCAGTACACCCGCTACCTCACGATCTTCCTCGGCATCCTGCAGTCGACGACCCTCGTCACGGTGGCGCGTTCCGGTGCCCTCTTCGGCACGAACGCGAGCACCGAGTGCTCGCAGCTGCTCACGAGCGACACCTGGTACGCGGTCCTCCTCATGGTCGTCACCATGACCGCCGGTACGGGACTCATCATGTGGATGGGCGAGCTCATCACGGAGCGCGGCATCGGCAACGGCATGTCCCTCCTCATCTTCACGTCGATCTCGGCGACCTTCCCGTCAGCCCTCTGGGCCATCCAGCAGGCGCGAGGCTTCGAGGTCTTCCTCCTCGTCATCGCCGTGGGACTCGTGATCGTCGCCCTCGTGGTGTTCGTCGAGCAGTCGCAGCGGCGCATCCCCGTGCAGTACGCGAAACGGATGGTCGGTCGCCGCACCTACGGCGGGAACAACACCTACATCCCGATCAAGGTCAACATGGCCGGCGTCGTGCCCGTCATCTTCGCCTCGTCGCTGCTGTACCTCCCTGCGCTCATCGCGCAGTTCAATCAGCCCGCCGCCGGCGAAGAGCCCGCAGCGTGGGTCACGTGGGTCACGAACTACCTGACGCAGGGCGACCACCCGCTCTACATGGCGCTGTACTTCCTCCTGATCGTGGGCTTCACCTACTTCTACGTGGCCATCACCTTCAACCCGGAGGAGGTCGCGGACAACATGAAGAAGTACGGCGGCTTCATCCCCGGCATCCGTGCGGGACGACCCACGGCCGAGTACCTCGACTACGTGCTCACGCGCGTCACGCTCCCCGGCTCGATCTACCTCGGTCTGATCGCCCTCATTCCGCTCGTCGCACTCGCACTCGTCGGAGCGAATCAGAACTTCCCGTTCGGCGGCGCGTCCATCCTGATCATCGTGGGCGTGGGTCTCGAGACGGTCAAGCAGATCGACTCGCAACTCCAACAGCGCCACTACGAGGGGCTGCTCCGGTGA
- the rplD gene encoding 50S ribosomal protein L4, translated as MATELDVLDTAGKKAGSVELPADLFDVQTNIPLIHQVVVAQLAAARQGTHKTKGRGEVSGAGRKPFKQKGTGRARQGSIRAPQMTGGGIVHGPVPRSYAQRTPKKMIAAALLGALSDRARGSRLHVVETLSVADERITKAAAVYLGGIASSKHVLVVLERDDEQSLLAVRNLPTVHVLSQDQLNAYDVLVSDDIVFTKAAFDAFVAAKSKKEEVTA; from the coding sequence ATGGCTACTGAACTCGACGTTCTCGACACCGCAGGTAAGAAGGCCGGCTCCGTTGAGCTCCCCGCCGATCTCTTCGATGTCCAGACCAACATCCCGCTGATCCACCAGGTCGTCGTCGCGCAGCTCGCGGCCGCTCGCCAGGGCACGCACAAGACCAAGGGTCGCGGCGAGGTCTCCGGTGCTGGTCGCAAGCCGTTCAAGCAGAAGGGAACCGGTCGCGCTCGTCAGGGCTCGATCCGCGCCCCCCAGATGACCGGTGGTGGAATCGTCCACGGACCGGTGCCCCGCAGCTACGCGCAGCGCACCCCCAAGAAGATGATCGCCGCAGCCCTCCTCGGTGCCCTCTCGGACCGCGCCCGGGGCAGCCGTCTCCACGTGGTCGAGACGCTCTCGGTCGCCGACGAGCGCATCACCAAGGCAGCAGCCGTCTACCTCGGCGGCATCGCCTCCTCGAAGCACGTCCTCGTGGTGCTCGAGCGCGACGACGAGCAGAGCCTGCTCGCCGTGCGCAACCTCCCCACGGTCCACGTGCTCAGCCAGGACCAGCTCAACGCGTACGACGTGCTCGTCTCCGACGACATCGTCTTCACCAAGGCAGCCTTCGACGCGTTCGTCGCGGCGAAGTCGAAGAAGGAAGAGGTGACCGCGTAA
- the rpmD gene encoding 50S ribosomal protein L30, protein MAARLKVTQTKSKVSEKQNQRDTLRSLGLKRIGDVVVRPDDAQNRGYVNTVAHLVKVEEID, encoded by the coding sequence ATGGCCGCTCGTCTGAAGGTCACGCAGACCAAGTCCAAAGTTAGTGAGAAGCAGAACCAGCGCGACACGCTGCGTAGCCTCGGCCTCAAGCGCATCGGCGATGTCGTCGTCCGCCCGGACGACGCGCAGAACCGTGGCTACGTCAACACTGTTGCTCACCTCGTGAAGGTTGAGGAGATCGACTAA
- the rplF gene encoding 50S ribosomal protein L6, whose amino-acid sequence MSRIGRLPIDIPAGVTVSIDGRNVAVKGPKGELALTVAAPIEAAIEDNQVLVTRPDDERTSRSLHGLTRTLIANQIVGVTQGYTKGLEVVGTGYRVQQKGNSIEFALGFSHPVVVEPPAGITFTVEGNNKLTVSGIDKQAVGEVAANIRKIRKPEPYKGKGVRYAGENVRRKAGKAGK is encoded by the coding sequence ATGTCCCGTATTGGAAGACTCCCCATCGACATCCCCGCAGGGGTGACCGTCTCGATCGACGGTCGTAATGTCGCCGTCAAGGGCCCGAAGGGCGAGCTCGCGCTCACCGTCGCCGCCCCCATCGAGGCCGCGATCGAGGACAACCAGGTCCTCGTCACCCGTCCGGACGACGAGCGCACCTCGCGCTCGCTCCACGGCCTCACCCGTACGCTCATCGCCAACCAGATCGTCGGCGTGACGCAGGGCTACACCAAGGGCCTCGAGGTCGTCGGCACCGGTTACCGCGTTCAGCAGAAGGGCAACTCGATCGAGTTCGCCCTGGGCTTCTCGCACCCCGTCGTCGTCGAGCCGCCGGCCGGCATCACCTTCACGGTGGAGGGCAACAACAAGCTCACCGTGTCGGGTATCGACAAGCAGGCCGTCGGTGAGGTCGCCGCCAACATCCGTAAGATCCGCAAGCCCGAGCCCTACAAGGGCAAGGGTGTGCGTTACGCCGGCGAGAACGTTCGTCGCAAGGCCGGAAAGGCTGGTAAGTAA
- the rpsC gene encoding 30S ribosomal protein S3, with translation MGQKVNPYGFRLGITTDHVSRWYADSTKPGQRYADYVAEDVKIRRLLSTSLDRAGVSRIEIERTRDRVRVDIHTARPGIVIGRRGAEAERIRADLEKLTKKQIQLNILEVKNPEADAQLVAQGIAEQLTARVAFRRAMRKGLQGAQRAGAKGVRIQVSGRLGGAEMSRSEFYREGRVPLHTLRANIDYGFYEAKTTFGRIGVKVWIYKGDITNKELAREQAGQKSSRPERSDRPRRAPRNEAPVAAGVEA, from the coding sequence ATGGGTCAGAAAGTCAACCCGTACGGCTTCCGCCTCGGCATCACCACCGACCATGTGTCGCGTTGGTACGCCGACAGCACGAAGCCCGGACAGCGCTACGCCGATTACGTGGCCGAGGACGTGAAGATCCGTCGCCTGCTGAGCACCTCGCTCGACCGCGCCGGTGTCTCGCGCATCGAGATCGAGCGCACGCGTGACCGCGTCCGTGTCGACATCCACACGGCTCGCCCCGGCATCGTCATCGGTCGCCGCGGCGCCGAGGCGGAGCGGATCCGCGCCGACCTGGAGAAGCTCACCAAGAAGCAGATCCAGCTGAACATCCTCGAGGTGAAGAACCCCGAGGCCGACGCTCAGCTCGTCGCTCAGGGCATCGCCGAGCAGCTCACCGCTCGCGTGGCGTTCCGTCGTGCGATGCGCAAGGGACTGCAGGGCGCTCAGCGCGCCGGCGCCAAGGGTGTCCGCATCCAGGTGTCCGGTCGTCTCGGCGGCGCCGAGATGAGCCGCTCGGAGTTCTACCGCGAGGGCCGTGTGCCCCTGCACACGCTCCGCGCCAACATCGACTACGGCTTCTACGAGGCCAAGACGACGTTCGGTCGCATCGGCGTGAAGGTGTGGATCTACAAGGGCGACATCACGAACAAGGAACTCGCTCGCGAGCAGGCCGGCCAGAAGTCCAGCCGTCCCGAGCGCAGCGACCGCCCGCGTCGTGCCCCTCGTAACGAGGCGCCCGTCGCCGCAGGAGTTGAGGCATAA
- the rplX gene encoding 50S ribosomal protein L24 — translation MAKIKKGDLVQVISGPKQDRGGFRGKQGRVIEVLVERNRVIVEGVNYVTKHVRQGQTQRGTKTGGIETHEAPIHISNVVLLDPDTKKPVKVGYRSEEVVKDGVSKTRRVRIDKKSGKDLK, via the coding sequence ATGGCGAAGATCAAGAAGGGCGACCTGGTCCAGGTCATCAGCGGCCCCAAGCAGGACCGTGGTGGCTTCCGTGGCAAGCAGGGACGCGTCATCGAGGTGCTCGTGGAGCGAAACCGCGTCATCGTCGAGGGCGTCAACTACGTCACGAAGCACGTCCGTCAGGGCCAGACGCAGCGCGGCACGAAGACCGGTGGTATCGAGACCCACGAGGCTCCGATCCACATCTCCAACGTGGTGCTGCTCGACCCCGACACCAAGAAGCCGGTCAAGGTCGGCTACCGTTCCGAGGAAGTCGTGAAGGACGGCGTCTCCAAGACGCGCCGCGTTCGCATCGACAAGAAGTCTGGTAAGGACCTCAAGTAA
- the rpsS gene encoding 30S ribosomal protein S19, with product MPRSLKKGPFVDDHLFRKVVAQNEAGSKNVIKTWSRRSMIVPAMLGHTIAVHDGRKHIPVFVTETMVGHKLGEFAPTRTFRGHVKDDKKGRRR from the coding sequence ATGCCTCGCAGTCTCAAGAAGGGCCCCTTCGTTGACGACCACCTGTTTCGCAAGGTCGTCGCGCAGAACGAAGCCGGCTCCAAGAACGTCATCAAGACCTGGTCGCGCCGCTCGATGATCGTGCCGGCCATGCTCGGCCACACGATCGCCGTCCACGACGGTCGCAAGCACATCCCGGTGTTCGTCACCGAGACCATGGTCGGTCACAAGCTCGGCGAATTCGCGCCGACCCGTACCTTCCGTGGCCACGTGAAGGACGACAAGAAGGGCCGCCGCCGCTGA
- the rpsH gene encoding 30S ribosomal protein S8, whose protein sequence is MTMTDPVADMLTRLRNANSAYHDSVSMPHSKLKGHIADILKSEGYISEWTVADAAVGQTLTLSLKFGPNRERSIAGIKRVSKPGLRVYAKSTELPTVLGGLGVAILSTSSGLLTDRQAEKKGVGGEVLAYVW, encoded by the coding sequence ATGACGATGACAGATCCGGTCGCAGACATGCTGACCAGACTGCGGAACGCCAACTCGGCGTACCACGACAGCGTCTCCATGCCCCACTCGAAGCTCAAGGGGCACATCGCCGACATCCTCAAGTCGGAGGGTTACATCTCCGAGTGGACCGTCGCCGATGCGGCCGTCGGCCAGACGCTCACCCTGAGCCTCAAGTTCGGCCCGAACCGCGAGCGGTCCATCGCCGGCATCAAGCGGGTCTCGAAGCCCGGTCTCCGCGTCTACGCGAAGTCGACCGAGCTCCCCACCGTCCTCGGTGGTCTCGGTGTCGCGATCCTGTCCACCTCCTCCGGTCTGCTCACCGACCGCCAGGCTGAGAAGAAGGGCGTCGGCGGGGAAGTCCTCGCCTACGTGTGGTAA
- the rplN gene encoding 50S ribosomal protein L14: MIQQESRLKVADNTGAKELLTIRVLGGSARRYAGLGDVIVATVKDAIPGGNVKKGDVVKAVVVRVKKQTRRNDGSYIKFDENAAVILKGDGDPRGTRIFGPVGRELRDKKFMKIVSLAPEVI, translated from the coding sequence ATGATTCAGCAGGAATCGCGCCTGAAGGTCGCCGACAACACCGGCGCCAAGGAGCTGCTCACGATCCGCGTCCTCGGTGGCTCGGCTCGTCGCTACGCCGGCCTCGGTGACGTCATCGTCGCGACCGTCAAGGACGCCATCCCCGGCGGCAACGTCAAGAAGGGCGACGTCGTCAAGGCGGTCGTCGTCCGGGTCAAGAAGCAGACGCGTCGCAACGACGGGTCGTACATCAAGTTCGATGAGAACGCGGCAGTGATCCTGAAGGGCGACGGCGACCCCCGTGGAACCCGCATCTTCGGGCCGGTCGGTCGTGAACTTCGCGACAAGAAGTTCATGAAGATCGTCTCGCTGGCGCCGGAGGTTATCTAA
- the rplW gene encoding 50S ribosomal protein L23: protein MAANKDPRDIIISPVVSEKSYGLIDEGKYTFVVDPRANKTEIKLAIEKIFSVEVASVNTLNRQGKTRRTKFGIGKRKDTKRAIVTLKSGSIDIFTAVG from the coding sequence ATGGCCGCCAACAAGGACCCGCGCGACATCATCATCAGCCCGGTCGTCTCTGAGAAGAGCTACGGACTCATCGATGAGGGCAAGTACACGTTCGTCGTGGACCCCCGCGCCAACAAGACCGAGATCAAGCTCGCCATCGAGAAGATCTTCTCCGTCGAGGTCGCGTCCGTGAACACCCTGAACCGTCAGGGCAAGACGCGTCGCACCAAGTTCGGCATCGGCAAGCGCAAGGACACCAAGCGCGCCATCGTCACACTCAAGTCCGGTTCCATCGACATCTTCACGGCTGTCGGCTAG
- the rpsE gene encoding 30S ribosomal protein S5: MAETTEPAKTVETPVAETAEKPVETAAGSESQTRDERSGRRGGGGGGRDRNQGGRDRGGRDQDKSQFLERVVTINRVSKVVKGGRRFSFTALVVVGDGNGLVGVGYGKAREVPLAISKGVEEAKKNFFRVPRVGSTIPHPVQGEAAAGVVLLRPAAAGTGVIAGGPVRAVLECAGIHDVLSKSLGSSNTINIVHATVTALQQLEEPRAVAARRGLEYDQVAPARLVRAEADAAAAAAAKVGA, encoded by the coding sequence GTGGCTGAGACCACTGAGCCTGCGAAGACCGTGGAAACGCCCGTGGCCGAGACCGCTGAGAAGCCGGTCGAGACCGCTGCCGGTAGCGAGAGCCAGACGCGCGACGAGCGCTCCGGCCGTCGCGGCGGCGGTGGCGGCGGTCGTGACCGCAACCAGGGCGGACGCGACCGTGGAGGCCGCGACCAGGACAAGAGCCAGTTCCTCGAGCGCGTCGTGACCATCAACCGCGTGTCGAAGGTCGTGAAGGGTGGACGTCGGTTCAGCTTCACCGCCCTCGTCGTCGTCGGTGACGGCAACGGTCTCGTGGGCGTCGGCTACGGCAAGGCTCGCGAGGTCCCCCTCGCGATCTCGAAGGGCGTCGAGGAGGCGAAGAAGAACTTCTTCCGCGTCCCCCGCGTCGGTTCGACGATCCCGCACCCCGTCCAGGGTGAGGCCGCTGCCGGCGTCGTGCTGCTGCGTCCGGCTGCCGCCGGTACCGGTGTCATCGCCGGTGGTCCGGTCCGCGCCGTGCTCGAGTGCGCCGGCATCCACGACGTCCTGTCGAAGTCGCTCGGTTCCTCGAACACGATCAACATCGTCCACGCCACGGTCACGGCCCTGCAGCAGCTCGAGGAACCTCGTGCCGTCGCAGCCCGTCGTGGTCTCGAATACGACCAGGTCGCCCCCGCGCGCCTCGTCCGTGCAGAAGCCGACGCCGCAGCTGCGGCCGCGGCGAAGGTAGGTGCCTGA
- the rplP gene encoding 50S ribosomal protein L16, which produces MLIPRRVKHRKQHRPVRTGQATGGTKVSFGEFGIQAMTPAYVTNRQIESARIAMTRHIKRGGKVWINIYPDRPLTKKPAETRMGSGKGSPEWWVANVKPGRVLFEVAGVDETLAREALTRAIHKLPLKARIIKREEGDA; this is translated from the coding sequence ATGTTGATCCCACGCAGAGTCAAGCACCGCAAGCAGCACCGCCCCGTGCGTACCGGTCAGGCGACCGGTGGCACGAAGGTCAGCTTCGGCGAGTTCGGCATCCAGGCCATGACGCCCGCTTACGTGACCAACCGTCAGATCGAGTCCGCTCGTATCGCCATGACGCGTCACATCAAGCGTGGCGGAAAGGTGTGGATCAACATCTACCCCGACCGTCCGCTCACCAAGAAGCCGGCCGAAACCCGCATGGGTTCCGGTAAGGGTTCGCCCGAGTGGTGGGTCGCGAACGTCAAGCCCGGCCGTGTGCTCTTCGAGGTCGCGGGAGTCGACGAGACTCTCGCCCGCGAAGCGCTCACCCGTGCAATCCACAAGCTGCCCCTCAAGGCACGCATCATCAAGCGCGAGGAGGGCGACGCATAA
- the rplV gene encoding 50S ribosomal protein L22 translates to MVEATARVRHIRVTPMKARRVVNLIRGKQAQEALAILKFAPQAASEPVYKLVASAIANARVKADATNSYLDEQDLYIAKAFVDEGATLKRFQPRAQGRAFRINKRTSHITVVLATPEEGTK, encoded by the coding sequence ATGGTGGAAGCCACCGCACGCGTGCGACACATCCGCGTGACCCCCATGAAGGCTCGTCGTGTCGTCAACCTCATCCGCGGCAAGCAGGCTCAGGAGGCACTCGCCATCCTGAAGTTCGCCCCGCAGGCTGCGTCCGAGCCGGTCTACAAGCTCGTCGCGTCCGCTATCGCGAACGCACGGGTCAAGGCCGACGCGACCAACAGCTACCTGGACGAGCAGGACCTGTACATCGCCAAGGCATTCGTCGACGAGGGCGCGACCCTCAAGCGTTTCCAGCCGCGTGCCCAGGGCCGTGCATTCCGCATCAACAAGCGCACGAGCCACATCACGGTTGTGCTCGCCACTCCCGAGGAGGGGACGAAGTAA
- the rplE gene encoding 50S ribosomal protein L5 — MTETAVAGKIQPRLKEKYKGEIAPKLKGDLGFTNVHQIPTLTKIVVNMGVGDAARDGKIIDGAIADLTLITGQKPQVTKARKSIAQFKLREGQPIGAHVTLRGDRMWEFLDRLLSLALPRIRDFRGLSDRQFDGNGNYTFGLTEQAVFHEINQDKIDRVRGMDITVVTTAKTDDEGRALLKALGFPFKSADSAK; from the coding sequence ATGACTGAAACTGCTGTGGCTGGCAAAATCCAGCCCCGCCTCAAGGAGAAGTACAAGGGCGAGATCGCCCCGAAGCTGAAGGGCGACCTCGGCTTCACGAACGTCCACCAGATCCCGACCCTGACGAAGATCGTCGTGAACATGGGTGTCGGCGACGCGGCCCGCGATGGCAAGATCATCGACGGCGCGATCGCTGACCTCACGCTCATCACGGGTCAGAAGCCGCAGGTCACCAAGGCCCGCAAGTCCATCGCGCAGTTCAAGCTCCGCGAGGGTCAGCCGATCGGTGCGCACGTCACGCTGCGCGGCGACCGCATGTGGGAGTTCCTCGACCGCCTCCTGTCGCTCGCCCTGCCCCGCATCCGCGACTTCCGCGGACTGTCGGACCGTCAGTTCGACGGCAACGGCAACTACACGTTCGGTCTCACGGAGCAGGCAGTGTTCCACGAGATCAACCAGGACAAGATCGACCGCGTCCGCGGTATGGACATCACGGTCGTGACCACGGCGAAGACCGACGACGAGGGACGCGCGCTGCTCAAGGCGCTCGGGTTCCCCTTCAAGTCGGCCGACTCCGCGAAGTAG
- the rpsQ gene encoding 30S ribosomal protein S17, producing MATATEKAAQGHESAEHDVKDAASRGYRKTRRGYVTSDKMDKTIVVEVEDRVKHPLYGKVIRRTSKVKAHDELETAGIGDLVIISETRPLSATKRWRLVEILEKAK from the coding sequence ATGGCTACTGCAACGGAGAAGGCTGCGCAGGGTCACGAGTCGGCCGAGCACGACGTCAAGGACGCCGCGAGCCGTGGTTACCGCAAGACGCGTCGCGGCTACGTGACGAGCGACAAGATGGACAAGACCATCGTGGTCGAGGTCGAGGACCGGGTGAAGCACCCGCTCTACGGCAAGGTCATCCGCCGCACCTCCAAGGTGAAGGCTCACGACGAGCTCGAGACCGCCGGCATCGGCGACCTCGTGATCATCTCGGAGACCCGCCCGCTCAGCGCCACCAAGCGCTGGCGCCTCGTCGAGATCCTCGAGAAGGCCAAGTAA
- the rpmC gene encoding 50S ribosomal protein L29, producing the protein MAIGSKELSPTELDTFEDERLVDELRKAKEELFNLRFQAATGQLETHGRLRAVKRDIARIYTVIRERELGIRATPAPIEVQAKAPKKSKKAAKESAEDTTATPDETKEA; encoded by the coding sequence ATGGCGATCGGTTCCAAGGAGCTCAGCCCCACCGAGCTCGACACATTCGAAGACGAGCGACTCGTCGACGAGCTGCGCAAGGCCAAGGAAGAGCTGTTCAACCTGCGCTTCCAGGCGGCCACCGGCCAGCTCGAGACCCACGGTCGACTGCGCGCCGTCAAGCGCGACATCGCCCGTATCTACACGGTCATCCGCGAGCGTGAGCTCGGGATCCGGGCCACCCCCGCTCCCATCGAGGTGCAGGCCAAGGCCCCGAAGAAGAGCAAGAAGGCTGCGAAGGAGTCCGCTGAGGACACCACCGCGACGCCTGACGAGACGAAGGAGGCCTAG
- the rplB gene encoding 50S ribosomal protein L2 has protein sequence MAIRKYKPTTPGRRGSSVADFAEITRSTPEKSLLRPISKTGGRNNQGRITTRHIGGGHKRQYRVIDFRRNDKDGVNAKVAHIEYDPNRTARIALLHFVDGTKRYILAPNKLSQGDIVESGAGADIKPGNNLPLRNIPTGTVIHAIELKPGGGAKMARSAGASVRLVAKDGPYAQLRLPSGEIRNVDARCRATVGEVGNAEQSNINWGKAGRKRWKGVRPTVRGVAMNPVDHPHGGGEGKTSGGRHPVSPWGQKEGRTRHPNKESDKLIVRRRTALKKRK, from the coding sequence ATGGCTATTCGCAAGTACAAGCCCACGACGCCTGGTCGCCGCGGCTCCAGCGTCGCCGACTTCGCCGAGATCACGCGATCGACGCCCGAGAAGTCGCTGCTCCGCCCGATCTCCAAGACCGGTGGACGCAACAACCAGGGCCGCATCACGACCCGTCACATCGGTGGTGGCCACAAGCGCCAGTACCGTGTCATCGACTTCCGTCGCAATGACAAGGACGGCGTGAACGCCAAGGTCGCTCACATCGAGTACGACCCCAACCGCACCGCCCGCATCGCGCTCCTCCACTTTGTGGACGGCACGAAGCGCTACATCCTCGCGCCGAACAAGCTCTCCCAGGGCGACATCGTCGAGTCGGGTGCCGGCGCGGACATCAAGCCGGGCAACAACCTGCCCCTGCGCAACATCCCCACGGGTACGGTCATCCACGCGATCGAGCTCAAGCCCGGTGGCGGCGCCAAGATGGCCCGGTCCGCCGGTGCGTCGGTGCGTCTCGTCGCCAAGGACGGCCCCTACGCGCAGCTCCGTCTGCCCTCCGGTGAGATCCGCAACGTCGACGCGCGCTGCCGCGCGACCGTCGGCGAGGTCGGCAACGCCGAGCAGTCGAACATCAACTGGGGAAAGGCCGGCCGCAAGCGCTGGAAGGGCGTCCGCCCGACCGTCCGCGGTGTCGCGATGAACCCGGTCGACCACCCGCACGGTGGTGGTGAGGGCAAGACCTCCGGTGGACGCCACCCGGTCAGCCCGTGGGGCCAGAAGGAAGGCCGCACCCGCCACCCCAACAAGGAGAGCGACAAGCTCATCGTCCGCCGTCGCACCGCCCTCAAGAAGCGCAAGTAG